The nucleotide window aattaaatatctaacatgataaatttaatcataaCCATGATgttcttattttatatgaagTTATAAAGAAATGTAGAAATGTGGAAATGGAATTAATACTAACTTTACGACCATAAGTCTGTACAGATTCCGTCGTCATTCTCGCAACtcttaataaacaaaaataaactGTTCTATATTCAATAGAATAAACAAAGTcgtaaaagtaaaaaaaatctgctgaacGATGATGAATTTGCCCGGGATGGATTATTACAAATCACACTAACCTTCAGTTTTTGCGATATTTGAAAGAGgagaaaactttttttctcgatataaaaaaatagaatatgttaatcgaaaaaaaaagggtCCTAAAAATTTGGGGTGATGATAGATTTGATTGGCAGATTGGTCACCGATAGAcaatagttttttttctttacaaaatgttGACTCCACCTGAACAATTTGGAATTATTGAAAAGGGCGTATATCGCTCGGATATGTTACACCCCtctcatttttcttttattaaagcaCTTCAACTGAAAACAGCTCTTGTATTATCTCCCGAAGTTCCTACTCGTGCTGTTTTGAACTTCTTGGAGgaaaacaatattaaattggtaattttttaccaattcttttttttgcattctttttattacttaatattacGTTATAAAGGTTCATTTAGGCCTAAGTATTTGGAAACCGAATCTCGGATGGCGACCTGTTAGTgaagaattaataaaggaTGGGTTGGAAATGGCATTGGATGTTGGAAATCATCCAATACTTGTTCTGTGCACgtaatatttatacaaaacttgttttcatttgttattttctttattgaatTATGAAGTTTGAAATATAAATGCATGTAAAGGTCAGGTATCCACGAAACTGGAACATTTGTTGGATGTTTGcgtaaattacaaaattggaATTTTAGCTCAATTGTTGCTGAGgtaaaaattgttatattaggcaattcaattatttttgcaaattataaaaaatgatctgttattttatttaataaagtatcgAAGTTACGCAGGAAATAAAGTTCGTTACGTAAATGAACAATTCATCGAGTTATTTGATATGGATTTAATCACTTTGCCTCATAATTTGCCTTCCTGGTTTATAGAACAACAACAACTATTggtaattatatttcataaaatttgcaaCGTAATTAATATGTacgttattaaattataatttaatttagcaACAAGAAGAAGGAAAGGAATCATAAATCTTTAATGTCTGTCTGttaaaatcttattattatcCTGCATTCTtgagtttcttttttttaacaagtaTTCATTAATAGAAAAGATGTAGTCTGTATGGTTCAAATTAAATGATTGTAGActagataaatataaactatgTACAAAAGTTTGTAGCATCACGAGGACGAATCACTCAATTTGGTTTTGTACTTGTGAAAATGAGATGCCATATTTATGTTCATTCAGTGCAACTATACGTTCAATATAATATGTTCCATTGTCttgaaaagtaattttaactCATTTTTTCGAGGACgcgtattttttatttgaagaattgtaggcttctattattaaattgaaaactTAAACTTCTTAGCAAATACGacgatttatatattatttattattcacaTTACTTCACGCGAAATATTCAATACGAATGGCTATTAGAGAAGTTTGGGAACAATACAAAAAGCAACGTGATGGTGATCATTTCACTGACAATGCTTCATTTGTTTTCGTACCAACTGCTTCTGGTGCAAGAGGTTATGATGCTGTTAGGCAGTTTCTTTCTACAGCATATGACTCTCGCATAATTAgtgtaaaagaaaaagtgaTTATCCAAACTATTGGAGAAAACTCTGTTGTTGAAGAATCGGAAACTacgattaattttattagtggCGATGGTGCTTGGCTCGTACCAGGCGTTGATAGTCGATATACGATTGAAAATCAAGTTGTAATTCCTACCGTAAGTTCTATGTTAagattattgttttttatgtAGTACATATTAGCTGACCgtgatattaatttatttttcatatcgTAGATTACTTCTGCATCATTTGAAGGTGATAGAATATCTTCCATAGTATGTGATTATCTCGTaacatgatattttaattattttatgatctTTGTGACTTATGTAAAATTCTCATTTATcttattaatcataatttattttatttatcataattaaaagCGTGTATATTGGGATCAAGCATCTGCTTTGAAACAACTTAGATtgtaaatatttgaattatcacGCAGCAAAATATAATATGTCACTATAATTAACTATTCAATATATCATACAGAATTTCCGATAAGAACTCTTGGCCTATTGTTAGTGATAGACAAGTTGATGCAATACGCGATATATCATCTGCTCATCTCAATCCATTTGGTAAAACTGATCATTTGTCTGCTGGTATTGGGAAAATGAACCTTAACCGTAAGTTtggtaaatcattttttttttaagaaaagaaaaaaataaattatataatttaatatgaaacaataaatatagaaCCGGCTGGTCGTCGACCTGTTCATACGTCTAGTCGCGTCAATCAACCCGGCGGTACTGGCGGTAAATCTACTATTTTCGATGATATGAGAAGTGATGCCCATGAGGATAGTAAGTAAATACATCatttaatcattatataatttaagtttgatcattaaatactttttaaaaatttcagttgTTCAACGTGGCAAGCGTCATACTAGTCGCGTCAATCAACCTGGAGGCACTGGTGGTAAAACATCTTCGCTTTTTGGTGATAGTGATACCACTTCCGAAGATAGTAAGtaaatatgttaatattttattaacttagtAATTTAAGTTTGATATTAacaagcaaatttttttttttttagatactaACCGCAGGTTCAATTCAAATAAGAATGTTTCTCAGTTCTCTATTGGAGGCGATGATGATTCGCAACATGATACTTCTTCCATAACAGGATCTTCAAGAAGACGAGGAAAATCTCAGATCGAATCATCCGTTGAATTGGGTGACGATGGAGGTAATCCACCACCGCAACGTTCTTCTGTTAAACCTTCAAGTCGGTGAGTAGAGAGTTATGTCGTTTTGATGATAACGTTAATTTAtgttaatcaaatattaatccAAACTTTGTTATTAGTATTTTGAGACCTCCCGGTGGTGGTGGTTCTCAATTTACTTTTGGATAAATGAACtcctttattttcatttcatcctttaaaaacaattttatttaaaagaaaatttctatgaaataataaaataatagactTATCAATGAATAAACTAGAAGTGATTActactgtatataaatttaGTTACAGTGCTggcaaaaaatgcaaaaaaatgcGATAAACGAGAAACCAATGATTAAATTGCTTCAAATTTTGTAGATTTGTTGCCAAATGTATCACTATTACGTATATAAATTATCAGccttttatcttatttatttgtctcacaattgattttttaattcaaaaaaaaattgtaaaatatttagtctgaaattctgatttaaaatatatgaaaaatatcaattaaaacaagtgtaatatatctaaaatctttattttaatgatttttgagTCAACTTTAATGtcaatttatagaaaaactAACTAATTAAGTAacaaccaaatttttttaataaatcaatatttttatgtttataattttttattataattatattttattaaatttttaccttgcttaaaacttttaatgggttgttttgaaaaaaaaaaaaatcgattatGAGACAAagaaataagataaaattttatacaattagTTCATTTGGCAAATTTCCGATTACTTTTTTGCCGCATATAGTAGCAAAAACTAATCAACTAAATTGCGcgaaaaattttacttaaaatatccTTATCATAATGCATCCGCGTGattattgatttttctttacttttccTTTACCCAAAATTTTTCTACGTTGACCAATCATATGATTATACATTGTATAAAATCCTGgtacataaattaataataatataaccaATATCCAATAAAAAGATTGACTAATCCTTATAGCGAACCGTAATGATTCAAATACTAAAATTGATTCACTACCTGCCCCAACaggatataatataaaaaaaaatgtataccTTTACGAAAGGacagatttaattaataatttatcaaaggcaattaaaaaaaaaaggataaattacCTGCACCATAACAACCAGCCTGGTTGGTTTCCTATAAGATTTAAACCATAAAATGCATACCGAATACATTCAGTTATACTCCATGCAATTGTCATGCTTGTAAATGCCCAATGAGATCTTAcctaaaaagaattaataattttaataatcttggTCTAAATTTTAAGTAGGAATGTATTTTACCTCTGGAAATTTATTCACAATTAACCAAACGAGAGTTAGACGTGAACTAACTTGAATCACTGTAGTTATGAAAGGAGATCTTACAAGtcctattaatattaaaataagatcAATGAATAGATTCAtcttgatatatatatatatatatatatatcgatTCGAGATTTATTTGAATTCAAAATTTACCTAAAAGAACATGAAATATCTGTAGTATTGTATAGCGAAATCAAAAATTGGTTATTTCATAAAAGCTTAATGTACAACAATCATTTGAAAATACCTCCAAGATAGCAGCAGTTTGTACTAGTGTTAATGTCCACCCAATtctatcatataattttgtaaCGTCCCCtccatttttaaataactCCAACACAGATACTGTAAGAACGTAAGTCCAACCAGCCCAGGAAGCTGcattataaagtaataaataactatttaaatttcctTTAGCTTTTCCGTTAATTTTATTGCTACCGCTTGAAGTTTCTGCTTTAGTTTCTGAAGACATtatggaacaaaatttttttgcagcGATACAACAAAATTGAATCGTAACATCATTTTTAAAGATACGAATTAAacgaattaaataaagaaatgatttACATTTGGCAACGCGCTGCCGCGTTTTTAAAAGTTTCGGCCCGAACGGCccgaactatattattaacaaataggaatcacgtgaaataaactttatttatttaaatttagccgtttcaaaattttttttgtaaaaaaattataaatatgtataatgCTACGCAATCCATAAATTACCTTTTAATCTCTCATTGTCCTTCACGTTTCCTATATAGTATATTGTttcgttaataattaaattaagatgtatttacgaaataaaatttatcgtACCTTGGCGCACATCGAATAATATCATCTACGCGTAAAATCATTTCTGCAGCCTCTGATGcactaattaaaatttgttgcTTAAGCTTAAATGATTCAGTGACCCCTTTTTCACGCACATCTCCAATATTGTTATTTTccatatctaaaaaaaaagagtaagcATTAACATATAAacacataaataaaatatattactataaaattgCTAACCTAAGCCGTACGTCGACTTTCCCTCGTTATGAGCAGCACGCAGTCTAGAAACTAGATCTGCACTATCATAACCAGCATTATCAGCCAAAATAGTAGGAATCTAATttgaaatgataaaattatatattatgatgaactttcattaaaagaacatTATAACCGTACTTACTTGTCTTAAAGCCTTTGCAAAAGATTCAATCGCAATAGCTTTCTTACCAGCAGTTTTTGCTGCCATTTCATCAACTGCTTTAGACATTAACATTTCTGAACAACCTCCGCCTAGCACTGTACGTGTTTCCTTTACAGTTTGTGATAACACACTCAATGCATCATGCAACGATCGTTCAGCTTCATCTAACAATTGATTTGTAGCTCCACGTAGTACAATCGTACAAGCTTCGCCGGCGGCTACTCCggaaaattttatcaactatAATTGTAAAACTAATTAGAAAAGTATAGGAAATATACGATGAAATTGAAGGATAAAAACCTTGTCTTCTCCAATAATAGTTTCTTCAATAAGATCACAATGACCAAGTTTTACAAGTTCGGGATGATCAAATGTTGATGCAATTTCACCGCCTAATTAAGTatatataacattataatGGAGATCTAAGAATACTCCGAACGTTTATGTCCTATAAACTTACCGGTAACTAAAGCTAATCTTTCAACACCATCAAAGTCCGCATGCTCAATTGACACGATACTAGAATCAGCAAATAGTTGCTCGGGCCAATTATAGATTAATTGACGATTGACAAAACAATTTATGCCATGCGACTTGATCTTTTCAACTTTTTCCTTCATTTTGTcctgtcaatttttttaaaaaataaaggttatttattaaaccctattacataaattgtataaataatttcaatagaGACATACACGTTCAGCCCTTTCCAATTCTGCTAATTTGCCAGTAGCATCAACGCGAACACGCGCACCAAAGATTTTAATCTTGTCGGTATCCATCgctaattatattttatcgtAAATAGCTAAGCATTTTATGaagtaatttttattcagTCAAATAAATAACACAAACGTGTATTtgcaatcaaaatttttgcGTTTTCAATCCTCTTTGGCTGGTTTACACCGATTTTTTTGTCCAGAATAAATCCTATAAAATAGGAAATAATTGAGTACTTTGttcataaaatgaaataaaaatataataatgtaccGACCTTCATCAAGATAGGAATCAATAAGTCTACCACCAACCTTTTTGATGATTTGAATGTGTTCAAGATTTGTACTGCCCTATGTAAATTTATCACATTATATGTAAaccattttgataatttaaatatatgtaacattaatatactttaaacgtagaagttaaatttttactttgaGCCTTAAAACAGCGTCAACAGCAAGATTAgcaaaataatctttatcttGCGATAAAACTTTAGAGCTCAAAGTAGTTCGAGCAATGTTAATTAAATCCCTGCGAAAAATTTCCGGATTCGCTCTAAAAACAAACGTTAGAGCTGACAAAAACACTAATATAATGagtacaaaataattatccaGGAATTACCCGTTATCAACAGCGGATGCCTCTAAGGCCTTAAATGCTGCAGCATTAGCAATACGATAACCTTCAATAATAGTTTGAGGGTGGATTTTTTGGTTTACGAGCCTTTCAGCTTCGCGCAATAACTCCGCTGCAAGAACGCAAACAGATGTTGTTCCGTCGCCAACCTCATCATCTTGAACTTTAgatatatctaaaattaaaagttaaggAGTTTACGAGTAAAAATGAATCTCCATCGTAATAGtaattaatagtaattataattctgTGATGCATCTGAATCTCCAGGACTATTTGTACTATGTAAGTCATTTTAGAcgatataaagatttattcaTAAATCGCATAGATTCATGTCAAGGATACTAACTAAAACCTTAGCAGCTGCGTTATCAAGAGCGATATTTTTGAGTATTGTGGCACCATCATTCGTTACCATTATATCGCCTTGAGTCACCGATTGTAAGATCttatcctacaaaaagaaaattatttactacaaaataaatattggacATAAACTCATGCGATAGCGCCAACCTGTTCAGTTGATTTCTTCATACCATTCCCTTTGGTCCCAATGTACTCTTTACCAGGTCACCAATAGCGATCGCCCCAATGAAAGAAGacttaagtaaaaaaaaaattttagagttgttggattttgattatataaaaaagcgaTGATAACTTACCAAACGCGCGTTCTCAGCGCGTTCCTCCGTTGCTTCATCCTTAAAAATTTGTACTGGTGCTAAAGACTGTAATTGTAAACTATTAAGATCTCGAATAAagaggataaaaaaaatttttttcgctAGGCACTAACCATGATATAAAGAAAAGTGAAAAGATCTAATGTTGTTAGATTAGAGGTTACTTCAGTGCATCAGAATTGGTCAATTGTGACATTgtgaatcacgtgatataataatttttctttcatcgAAGTTTCCTGAATTAGCTAGAAAAACTCGCGCGtgataatattacaaatagtGATAAATCTCTTTCTAGCAATTTCTAGTTGATGATTTTTATGTACATATAAATAACCTGAactctagaaaaaaaaatctcaatcgaaaatataaatatatatatatatatatatatatataaaatcagatcaaaaaaaaaaatttaatcaaaaacaaaaaaagattaaacgtcgtattttatcaaaatgtcTCTTATTAATCGCGTTCTCCCATCACTCGCCAATGATATTGGTCGagcattttcattattagaCGAACCACTGTTTAATGTTGCTCGTCGCTTCCCTGCTTCTTTTCCTACCTTATCTGATCAACAAAGCTTCTTTCGCCCTTCTGTTGACGTTttagaaaatgataaaaacTATGTCATTGAAGCTGAAGTACCTGGCATGAAAAAGGAGGATTTATCCGTAGAATTCTTAGATGATGGCACACTAATTATGAAAGGTAAAATTGAGCAAGGAACTGCGCCCTCTACTGAGGGAATGCGAACTGTTGATACTGGTGGTACCACAACAGAATCCACCGGAACTGACACTTCTAGTGACGTAGTTGCAGCAGATACTAGTGGTATTGTTAGTACTGGAACCAAACCAACTTTTTGGACTTCCGAAAGAGTAAGAGGTCATTTTCAACGTTCATTCCAATTTCCTGGCAGAATCGATCCAGAAAACGTAAAAGCTTCTTATAAAGATGGCCTTTTGTCGATCGTTGTTCCCAAAGTTGAGAAAAGTGGAAAACAAATTACAATTGAATAATTGAACAAAAAATTGCGTAAATTAACTTCCAATTcgtatatatcaaaatttatacaGTAATTGTAATTCAAACTCTGGTGGGATAGCTAGAATGGCAATGGAATTAgaatagcttttttttttcatttataaatattctttttcttcaaaaaaaattatagttacgtaaattttgtaataaattataattaaaaattcacgcaaataaatttttttacgatctattttttatatcgtaatgataaaaaaaaataaaataaagttgtacttttatattttttattaagtatttaaaAGACATCATGAACGATTCCCCAACAGGATATTTGCAGACCAGAGTTGGTGATCAAGTGGCCGGCGGGAAAATGTCCTGTCGTGAAACGATTTTTGATAATgattgtttataaaatataaaattaacgGATTGACGTTAAAGtttatttcgaaaaaaatctttttttttgattcagtGGCGAACCTTAATATTAGTTATTAGGCAACGCGCCATTACTTATGCACGCGTACCTTCTGGGTACCATAGCCTCTTTTGGAGTCGGTTATATTGCTTGTCACAATAACTTGGTGAATAAGTTATACGAAACATTCAACGACATTCCGTCAACTACACATAAGGTATTTATATTTCTGTATCGTAGTATCAGTTAGACCCGCCTTAAATTggtatttcaatatttattatttatttattactctAGCGTCACCTTCTTTACGTACTGATTGGACTTAGTTTACTATTCCTTCTTATACTTATTCCTCTTTACAGAATTGCAGATTACGAGTCAAAAAGAGTAAGCACTGATTTTATGGTTTAATTGTTTAGTAGATATGGTCaagttttttcatttttttttttttaaaagaataacgGTTACCCATATAGAACTTCAGCACGTGAACATCTTCAAAGAAGGGGAAGTTTCTGACAGAAAGAACTATTGAACTTTTTTGCACAACTATTTTGGGGTTAGTTACAAAGATAGTGTAAACgctattatatattatattaataattcttttattttcttaggtttatatgtaaatttagaAACAGTAATAAATGAACACGCCGGGAGctgtatcaaaaatattttggcCGGCGCATGTATGCACTCCTCGAACTAAAGCAGGATTCTTGGTCGGTTGGAACATTCGTAGTTTTACCACTTGTATTGCTGCTGTAATCTCGGATGTGAAAGTAAGCAATATTGACAATTTAATAAAGgtttaattaatgttaatataatttacttattatattcCGAAATTGATTTAAGCTTAATGACCTGGAATCCACATTATCTGCTTTATCAACAGATACTAGTTCATCTTTTGTATATATGGGCAAGGTGTGTGGTGCACCCCCAATAGTTTTGGGTGTTTTGACTACTTTATATGATACTAATGGAGAAGGAGGAAGTATACTCAATGCAGAAGgtaaataagttttattataattattttaggttaatttattgatttcctTAGTGGATCATCTATTTATATAGGCGTTGCAGATAAAAGGAAAACAGCGAATTTATGGATGACAATACAACTGCAAAGTAAT belongs to Rhizophagus irregularis chromosome 13, complete sequence and includes:
- a CDS encoding T-complex protein 1 subunit beta codes for the protein MSLAPVQIFKDEATEERAENARLSSFIGAIAIGDLVKSTLGPKGMDKILQSVTQGDIMVTNDGATILKNIALDNAAAKVLVNISKVQDDEVGDGTTSVCVLAAELLREAERLVNQKIHPQTIIEGYRIANAAAFKALEASAVDNGANPEIFRRDLINIARTTLSSKVLSQDKDYFANLAVDAVLRLKGSTNLEHIQIIKKVGGRLIDSYLDEGFILDKKIGVNQPKRIENAKILIANTPMDTDKIKIFGARVRVDATGKLAELERAERDKMKEKVEKIKSHGINCFVNRQLIYNWPEQLFADSSIVSIEHADFDGVERLALVTGGEIASTFDHPELVKLGHCDLIEETIIGEDKLIKFSGVAAGEACTIVLRGATNQLLDEAERSLHDALSVLSQTVKETRTVLGGGCSEMLMSKAVDEMAAKTAGKKAIAIESFAKALRQIPTILADNAGYDSADLVSRLRAAHNEGKSTYGLDMENNNIGDVREKGVTESFKLKQQILISASEAAEMILRVDDIIRCAPRKREGQ